GCATCTTAAAACAATTTTTCCAACTTTTCTTTTACTTCTTGCAAATCAGGATTTATATCAAAAACCAATGAGGGTTTTAAGAAATGTAGTTTGTTATCTTTAGCAAATCTTCCTTCACCACCTCCGGTAATGTTGAGCATAATTATTGAATCTTTATCAATTTTATTTTCTTTAACAGTTTTTATAAGACTTGCCGTAGCTACTGCTGCTGCTGAGTGAATGTCAATTCCTTCTAATTTTTCAAACAAATCTGATGCGGCATTTAATTCTTCATTTGTTGCCAACAACACATCTCCTCCTGCATCTTTCATCGCATCATATAATCCACCGGAAATTGAATATACCGGTTTTCTGTTTGAAAGCACTTTGGAAATAATATTTTCAACTTGACCTCTTGCAACATTATCATCAAGCTTTGGTAATTCTCTCGAATTAGATTTCCATGCATCATGCACAAGAGTAAAAGGTGAATTTTGAGAAACCATTAATTTCATTTTATTATTCCCGTAATTACCATCTTCAATAAGTCTTAAATTAGCTTCCCATGCAGAAATTGCTCCCGTACTACTTCCTACCGCTTGAAAATAATAATCGGGAATTTTCCCGATAGTAGTTACAGCAGAAAGTACTGTTGTTCCCATCCCCTCTCTTCTGGCAACATTTTTAGCTCCTCCTTCAGGAATAAAATTGTCAAGTTCACAAGCTAAGTTCGAA
This is a stretch of genomic DNA from Bacteroidota bacterium. It encodes these proteins:
- a CDS encoding cysteate synthase, producing MNNKIQPTDYILKSMKTGKTYKDTGWMLNPPEKEPSLIRAIYSKKQLEVKDDSYGLYKFADWLPIKKMLKGSYAPHTYKSEKLAQELGLSNLYITFSGYWPEKNIFMKTCSFKETEAYTVCGRMAAMEDKILVVASAGNTARAFARVCSDNNIPLLLSVPEDYIDTLWFDEPIKDNVKLIVSRSGSDYYDSIYLSNLACELDNFIPEGGAKNVARREGMGTTVLSAVTTIGKIPDYYFQAVGSSTGAISAWEANLRLIEDGNYGNNKMKLMVSQNSPFTLVHDAWKSNSRELPKLDDNVARGQVENIISKVLSNRKPVYSISGGLYDAMKDAGGDVLLATNEELNAASDLFEKLEGIDIHSAAAVATASLIKTVKENKIDKDSIIMLNITGGGEGRFAKDNKLHFLKPSLVFDINPDLQEVKEKLEKLF